DNA from Terriglobales bacterium:
CTGGAAGGAATAGACGTTGAACAGGCCGCTCTCTGCGCCGAGCAGCTTGCGGGCGCCCTTGCTGCAGGACGAGAGGCGGTCGCTCTCGTTCAGGGCGCGGGAGATCATGATGCGGTTGTTGCCGTCCATGAGATAGAGCGGGGCGGAGTCCTCGAAGCAGATGCCGATGCCCAGCTCCAGGATGGGCAGCCCCGCGGGCCGCGATTTCTGGTTGTAGGCCTGCACGATCTCCAGCATCTCGCGCGCCAGCACACAGGCCCGGGCCACGCAGTTGGAGGGCTCACCCTCGCGCCCGAACAGCGCCAGGATGATGGCATCCCCTTCGATGAAGACCTTGCTGGCGCCGTACTTGGCGAGCAGCTTGTTCACCGGATCGTAGAAGTTGAGGCTGAAGTAGGAAGCCGGGTTCAGGCCGCGCTCCATGAGGGTGCGGGTGAGCGTGGTGGAATCGCGGACGTCGGCCTTGATAACGACGTGGTGGATGACCTTGTCCTCCACCGGCTTCTGCTCCTCGGCCAGCAGGAACTCGTAGAGGGTGCTGTTGATGGCAGAAAGCTCACGCAGCTTCTCGTTGGCCACCACGTTGACCGAGTCCATGGCGGAGGTGAGCGCCTCAAAGCGGCGCAGGTCGCGGTGGTAGCGCATGAAGTCGCCCAGGAAGCGGCCGGCCATCTTGGCGCGCTCCGCGCCCTTGCAGTTGCCCACACGCTTGACGGCGGCGTTGAGGCCGTCGGCAGAGATCTTACCGTGCTCCTCGAGCAGGGTCTCCACCCGTTTGCGCTCGGTGCGCGAAATGAGCGCGTTCTTGAGCTGCTGGGCGTTGATGGGGGGCGAGTACTGGGCCAGCAGCGGCACCGCCTCATAGGAGGCGATGACGTGGTCCATGACCTGCTGCTTTTCCAGCAGGTCCACCCAGGCGTGGAGCAGCGCTTTCTGCGACTTGCCGCGGGGCGTGGATTCATCGGGCGTGCCGCCGGCGGTGAGTTCCTGGGCATTTTCCGGGGCGCTGAAGAAGGGATCGAGGGCGCGGTCGTCGTCGGTACCGCCGTTGGCCGAGATGTTGAGCGAGCGCAGGAACTCGCAGCCGATCTCCAGCATGGTCTGGAAGCGGTCGGGATCGCGTTCGTAGTTGCCCAGCATGACGTAGTGTTCGGCGTTGAGATAGTCGTCGCGCCCGTCTTCGGTGAACAGCAGGCGGTTGAGCAGCAGATCGTAGTGGGCGGCGCCGGCGGATTCGCCGAACAGGGAGCGCCGCGTGCGCGAGAGCGTTTCCTTCTCAATCTCGCGCAGGGTCTCGAACAGGTCCTGACCCACGCGGCGCAACAGCGACTTCTTGCCGATCTGCAGGGCGGCAAAACGCTCGCGCATCTCCATGATGCGCGAGGGCTGATTGGGTCCTTCGTAGCCCTTGAGCTTGGTGCGGCAGCGCTCCAAGGTCTGGGTGAACTGGGCGTTGAGCTCGCTGCGCAGGAACTTGATGACGGCCAGGCGGGCCAGCAGGTCGATGGAGACGTTGTTCTCCGCCTTGGCCCGGTTCAGCGCCGCCAGATGCAGCTCCAGCAGGCTGCGCTTGAAGTCGGCCGGCTCGGCCTTGGGCTTGGCGGCCTCCGGAGGACGGAAGATGGAGGGAGGCCGGGAGAAGGAGACCTCTTCCGCTACTAGGTCCTGCACGTTGCCGTAGCGGACGATGAGGCGGGCGATGTGCTGGCGGGCGGTTTCGGCAAAGCGCGGGCTCAGAAAGACGTCGTGCCGCACGTTGTCCACGCCGGCCACCAGGCCCTCCAGACGCAGCGAGGGCGTGTAGGTGTTCAGGCTGAGTTCCTTGGCGTGGTCAGCCAGGCTGCCGCGTTGCAGGAATGAGAACGGCGACATGGGCCAGTGGCAAAGTGCCGGGCCAGCAATCTACCACAAGAGTCCTCGGGTCATCTGGTCATCTGAAAGGACTGCCTCACGGGGCGGCTAAGGCCTTGCGGCTGGCCTTGCGGGCGGCCTCGAACTCGTCGCCGGGCAGCCACTCGACGCCCTGGCGCAGCAAAGCCGCTTTCCAGCCCAGGGTGAAGCCGAAGCGGGCCAGGGTTTGCAGCGTGGCGAAGTCCATGTCCTCCCGGTACTCGTCGCCGGGCTGGTGGTAGCGCTTGGCGGTGTACTCGTCGCGCTGCTGGCGTCCCCATTCCAGGGTCTTTCCCTTGTACTTGAGGCCGGCTTCGACTGAGAACCCGGGCACACCGACGCGGGCCAGGCTGAAGTGGTCGGAGCGATAGTAATAGCCGGCGGAGGGATTGGAATCGGGCACGATCTCCAGGCCGAAGCTCTCCGCCGTGGACTTGACCACGGGATAGAACGTGGTGCGCTCGGAACCCGAGACCTCGACCTGCTCGGGCTCGCCGCGCGGCGGGATGCCGTCGAAGTTCAGGTTCAGCACGATGCGGGCGGCGGGGATGGGCGGATGCTTGCCCAGGTATTCGGAGCCCAGCAGTCCCTGCTCCTCGGCGGTGACGGCGGCGAAGAGGATGGAGCGCCGCGGGCGCTCGGAGGCCTCCGCGAACACGCGCGCCATTTCCAGCAGGACGGCGCAGCCGCTGGCGTTATCCACGGCGCCGTTGAAGATGTTATCGCCCGCCATGCCGGGACGAATGCCCAGGTGGTCGTAATGCGCGGTGTAGATGACGGCCTGGTTGCGGTACGTGGCATCGGAGCCCTCGAGCTTCGCAATCACGTTGCTCGATTCGAAGCTGCGCACCTTGGTCAGGACGTGCGCCTTCAGGCGCAGCGGCAACTCGATGGGACGGAAGCTGCGCGCGCGGGCCTGCTGCATGAGTTCATCCACGTTCTTGCCGGCGGCGGCCAGCGCCTTGCGCGCCACGTCCAACTGGATCCAGGAAGCCGCCTTGAGCTTGGGACCGCTGGCTTTCAGGTCGGAGCGCTCCCCGGACCAGGAGTTGCGCACCACGTCCCAGCCGTAGCTGGCCATGTCGGTCTTGTGGATGAGGATGGCGCCCACGGCGCCGCGGCGCGCCGCCTCCTCGAACTTGTACGTCCAGCGTCCGTAATAGGTGAGCGCCGGCCCTTTGAAAAATCTGGGATCCTCAGAAGGCGGTTCGTTCACCAGCATGAGCAGCACTTTGCCCTTGAGGTCGGCGCCCTTGTAGTCGTCCCATCCGAACTCAGGGGCGGAGACGCCGTAGCCCACGAAGACCACGGGCGCGTCGATGTGGGATTCGGTCACTTGCGTCTGGTCCATGATGACGTAGTCGTCGAGCATGGTGAGCTTCATCTCCGCGCCGGAGGCCGGAACGATGGCGAAGGTGGTCTGCGGCTCGGTGGTCAGGCCCACCAGCGGGACGCGCTGCATGAACGTGCCCTGGTCGCCGGCGGGCTTCAGACCGTAGGCGGCGAACTGCTCGGCGATGTACCTGGCCGCAAGGTCGCCGCCGGGCTGGCCGGTGCCGCGCCCCTGCAGGCGGTCGTCGGCGAGGTAGCGGACGTGGGCTCGGATCTTCTCCGCGTCAATGGCCTTCACCGCGCGGGCCACGGCGGGAGAAGGGTCGCGTTCCGCGCCCATAGCCTTGCGCTTCGAGCGCTGGCTCTGAGGGAAAGCCCCGACCGCCGGGACCAAGAGCAGAAGGGTGAACACAACGACCTTCAACATGCGCATCAGGGGGAACCTCAATCGTGAGATGAACCTTCTATTCTATGCGATGCCCCGGCGTGGTTTGTGTTGGTTTCGGGCGGGACCCGCGGACCGCGGGTCAGTTCTTCGACCCTCAACCGGCCATGTAGTCGACGACTTCTTCCCCGGGCGCGAACACCTGCGCTTTGGGGACGGCGGCGGCTGCGGCCAGCCGCTTGTTCAGTTCGTCGATCTCCGAGCGCAGCCAGCCTACCGTGACCTGTTCCACCCTGCCCTCCGGCGAGATAAAGAACAGCGAAGGCACGTTGGTGAGACCATAGGAGTTTGAGACCGGGTACGTGCGGGTGTCGTCGAGATAGAGAGGGAAAGTGATGCCGAACTTCTCGGCAAACTGCGCTGTCTCCTCGCGCGGGTTCTGCGAGATGCCGACCACGGTTACCTTGTCGCTCGGGTAGGCTTGATAGAGCCGCTCGAGGAAGGGGAAAGTGTACTGGCAGGTGGGGCAGGAAACCTTGAAGAACGCCGCCAGCACGGGGCCGCGCTGGCGCGCCTCCGCCAGCGAGAAGCGGTCGCCATTCATGCCCGGCAGCGAGATCTCCGGCGCCGGCTTTCCCTTGCCAATCGAACCCATTTTGCAGCCTCCCTGACTATTTTAGTTCGATGACGCCGAACCGTCTGCGGCTTCAGCTTTCGAGCAGGCCTGTGTTTCGGAGGATCTTGCGGGTCAGGCCGGTGAGGGGGAGCGAGGCCAGACGCGAGCGCGGGATCCAGCGCCCGCCTCCAGGGCGCGTTCCATCGAGCGCCACCACGCGCACGGTGTAGTCGGTGCTGGTGATGGCATGGCGCAGCATGGCCAGGACCGCCGGCACAGCGGCTTGGTTCTGCGCAATTTCCGGGAGTTCCCACATTCCCGGCATCAGGGATGCCCGTTCGGGACGCCGCATCAGGTAGACGGCCCGTGGGGTGACGGCCAGGCCGTACGCGATCTGCCTCTTCCGGCGGCGCAGCCGCGGCGCCGGCTCCAGCGCGCCCCGCGTCCGGCACCAGGCCGCCAGCGGACACGCGGCACAGAGCGGCACTCGCGGCAGGCACACCGTGGCGCCCAGCTCCATCATCGCCTGGTTGAAGTCGCCGGGACGGTGCTGGGAAATGAGTTCTCCCGCGGCCTCCCAGAGGGAGGCATGGGCGCCCTTGCCGGGAGCGCCCAGCAGGCGGCGCAACACGCGTTCTACGTTGCCGTCCACCACGGCGGCGGGCTCGCCGAAAGCGATGCTGGCGATGGCGGCAGCCGTGTAGCGCCCGATGCCGGGAAGCGCGCGTAGTTCCGCCGCCGAGCGCGGGAAGCGCCCGCCACGCTCGCGCACCAGCAGGCGCGCGGCGCGGTGCATCGTGCGCGCCCGACGGTAGTAACCCAGGCCGCTCCAGGCGGCCAGTACATCCGCCCTCCGCGCCGCTGCCAGGGCGCGCAGATTAGGGAAGCGCCGCAGGAAGTCACGGTAGCGCTCCTGCACCACAGCCACGCGCGTCTGTTGCAGCATGATCTCGGAAACCCAGACGCGATACGGGTGGCGCGCACGCCGCCAGGGCAGGTCGCGCCGGTTCCGGTCATACCAGGCCAGCAGCTGGGCGCGCAGGCGAGGCACGACGCGGACAGGGGGGCGGGCCATAGACGCACAGTATGCCTGAGCCGCGCGCCGGCATGTAACAATCAAACAAGAAGGCCGGCACCAGGCCGGCCTGCGTTTCAAGTACAAACTGCACTACTGCGGTGGTGCTTCTCCTTCCGGCTTCTTGCCGGAGCCAGCCGCGGCCGCGGCCTTCTCGGCTTCCTCGCGCTTGGCGCGATAGGCGGCCAGGTTCTCTTTGGAGCGTTGCAGCGATTCCTGGTAGAGATTGCGGCGGAACTCGCTGGTCTCGGTCTCCAGTTGTTTTTCCAGCTTCTCGATGTTCTTCTGGACCGCGGCTTCGTCGGCCTTGGCCCTCTCCAGGGCCGCCTTGGCTTCCTCAGCCTCGGGAGAAGGAGCTGCGGCTTCGCCCTCGGGTTTCGTCGCTGCCGCCTCAGACCCCGCGGGCGCCTCGGTAGCCGCTCCGGCGCTGGAGCCCGCTGGCGCTGCCGCAGTTGCTTGCGCTGCCGACTCCGAGCCCGGAGGCGCCTTGGGCAGGTCCTCCGAGCCATACACCTTCTTGGACTTCGTGGCGTCCTGCTGCGCCTTCTTTTCCTTGTTGCGTCGCGCCAGCTCGCCCAGCGACGGCTGGTCCTGGTTCTGGGCCAGGGCCGGGAAGCACAACGCCAGGCACGCCAGTGCGGCCAGTAGCGTGCGAGTCAATCGGGGAAGAATCATCATGACCTCCTAATAATGGACCTCGCGGTAGGCGATGATCGTCGGTGGTTGCGGCGCCTGCTTCTGTTGCAGCGCGCACAGGTCGTAATTGATCACGGCGCTGCCGCCCAGTACGGTATTGTCCAGCGACTGCTGGCCGGCCAGCACCGCCCCTACGATGTTGGTAGGGTTCGCGCCGCCGCCTGTGAAGGCCACCACGCCTTTCACCAGGATCAAGCCGTAGAACTGCAGGCCGCCGTTGATCTCCAGGTCGCCATCCACCACTAAGATGCCCGCTCCGGAAGCCGCGTTGGTCAGCTTGAGATCGCCGGGAACGTACGTGATCTGGTTGACCACCCCGATCGGGTTGCTGGGGTCAGCCGGAGGAAAAGGACTGGGCAAGCCGCCAAACTGCTGGTCTGGGTGCGTGCCGCAATCGGCAGGCGAGCCGGAACAAGTATAGTTGTATGGCGGGCCAGTCACGTTCACCGCGGTAGGATTGCCGCCGAAGGTCTCGACCATGGACGGGATGTCGTAGAACCAGGGCTGGTTCTGCGCGATGGGCGGATCGGGACCTGCAATGACAGTCTCCGATGAATTCGGATTGTCCACCGTCTGCGACGAGTAGATGGCCCATTTGCTCTTGTCACAGATCTTTCCGGGGCGATCCACACAATCGGTCTTTTTCACTCCTTTCACGACCGTCGTGGTACATAGGCACGAGCACTGGTCGTAGCCATTCACTGTGAGTTGTCCGCTCAGGCTGACGTGGTCCTGCGAATCCACGGCGGCGTTGGTGATCATGGGCGGCTGTTCCGCCACTTCCATCTGCACCATGCGGCGCGCGCCGGTGCGCGTGACCGCCAGCGCGGTCAGCACGTACACCGGGCGCATGTACATGAATTGCGGCGGCGGCGGGTCCGAAGAGCAGGTCGCGTATCCGGCCGGCAGCACTTTTTCGTTCAGGCCGTCAAAACAGACCTGCGTGTCATAGGTACCGGCGTTCGCGCCCCCATCCACGTAGTACGGATCGCCGGTGCGGTTGGCCTTGGCGGTGATGCGCACCCACTTGTACTCCAGCGCGGCGGCGCTGCTGTTGAAAGGCGCGTCGCTGGCCAGGAACGGCGCGTACACGCCCGGCGAGGAGGCGGCCGTGGTGCACTGCTTGCCGGGACCCGGGTTGGTCATGCCCAGGCCGGACAGGTTCTCATGGCAGAGCTGGGTGTCGAAGTAGCGGCTGCCCGGCACGTTGGGCGTTACCGTCTCTCCCGTGGCGGGATTGGTCACATAGATGACCGAACCGGCCATCGGCGGCAGCCCGGCCGGCCCGGTGATCCGGTGAGCGCCGGTGTTGCTGACGGTCATGCGCTCGCGCACCTCCGCCAGGCCCGCCTGGGCGGCAAAGAAGGCGCGCTGCTGCTCCCGGTAGTTGAGATTAATGCTGGTCTCGGTGTCGGACATGTACATCAGCCCGATTGCGATAGCCGAAAGCAGCATCATGGCGAACAGCGCCATCAGCAGCGCCACGCCCCGTTCCCCCTCACTACGATGCGGTTTCATGACAGTTCTCCCTAGTTCTGTAGCCGGGCGGAAGCCGTGAGCGAGACTGCGGGACGCATCAGCGTCTGCGGATCGGGCGTCGCCGCCAGCACATTCATGGTTACCCGGATGGTACGGATGTTCTTGAGGGCCGTGGGATTGGTGTTGATGTCGACGGGCAGCGTGACCGCAAACCCGTTACGGTCAAACGCCTGGAAGACGGGCTGCGTCATGTAGGGGCCATAGACCGTGTCGTTGGAGATGCTGGTCACTCCCGTGGCCGACGCGTAGGGGCTGGTGGAGGAACAGGCTCCGCCCAGCGGGTTGGGAAAGCAAATGGAACGCGAGCCATTGGGGCCGGTCCCGCCGGAGCCTCCGCTGTTCACGATGTTGCCCACCATGCCGAAATAGCTGGTGGGCTGGCTCAAGGGTGAGGTCCCGTGGATCTTGATCACCTGGCTGCGGCGGATCGTGCACGGACAGGTGCCGCCGGGACCGGTCGCCAGCGTGTAGCGGATGCTGTCCACCTGGCCATCGCCGTCCACATCCGCTTCAAAGACGATGTCGCTGTTGCTCACCGACACCAGCCCGGCCGCCACCCGGCGGTCGTTGATCTTGGGGTTGAGCGTGATGGCGCCGGGCTCGTACATCTTCAGCCCAGGATACCCGGCCTGGTGCAGGTCGCGCACGAAGCGGTCCATGAAGTTGCGCGCCTCCTGGAACACGTCCAGCTTGGCTTCCTCGGTGCGGAATCGCTGCTGCACCCGGATAATCTCGCGGAAGACCACGCCCATGACGATGCTCAGGATGGCGATGACGGTCAACAGCTCGATCAGCGAGAAGCCTCGCTCGTTGCTTGCCCGATGGTGTGCCATGGTATGTGCCTCGCTAAAAGCCTGCGATAGTGCGCAGGGTCACCGGGCGCGCGAAATACTGCAGCTGCTGCGGCCCGCCTGCGCGCGCCCCGATCTGCCGCGCCGACACCGTCACCAGCTTGGAGAAGGCGCTGATGCGCCGGATGTTCCAGCGCACGTCGTAGGTGGCCTGCGTACCGCCGGCGCCGCAGGCCACGAACTCCATCTTGTAGCCCACCGGAACGCTGGCGTAGAGCTGCGTGAAGTCGATGCTGCCGGTGCTGTTGTCCACGTTGGCTCCCGCCTGGTCGCCCGGATTCGGACCCACGGCGGTGGCGATGGTCCAGGTCTGCGGCCCACCGGCCGAAGCCGGCCTGCAGTCCACTACGCTGATGGGCGCGCCCACCACCACCGATTGCGCCGCCGCCGTCTCGGTGACCATCTGCGAAAGCGCCGTGGCGGTGGTGTCCAGCTTGTTGCGGTTGTTGCTGGCGATGGCGGTCGAGATCAGGATCATGGTGGCCATGAACCCCACCGTCATCACCACCATGGCGATCATCAGCTCGATCAGCGACATGCCCGCTTCGCGCGGCTCTTCAACCGGACGTCTGCTCGCTCGCATAGCGCCTCCTACTGCCAGCGGTTCCCGCTCCAGATCCAGGTGCGCACGCGTCCGCTGGGCGAAATGGTCACGGCCGCGTAGCCGGTCGGATTCCAGGTGTTGGTCTGATAGAGGTAATAGACGAAGCCCACGCGCTGCTGGCCGCCGAACGCCACGCTGCAACCCCCGTTGAAGTCCCATACGCAGGGGTTCCCCTGGCCATCGAACCCCATTCTCCACCACTCGTTCTGCGGCACGAAATCCAATTGCATGGTGGTGGTGTCGGGTCCCCAGCCCATCCACATGCCGAGCGGCATCTGCGCCACCA
Protein-coding regions in this window:
- a CDS encoding M28 family peptidase, with the protein product MLKVVVFTLLLLVPAVGAFPQSQRSKRKAMGAERDPSPAVARAVKAIDAEKIRAHVRYLADDRLQGRGTGQPGGDLAARYIAEQFAAYGLKPAGDQGTFMQRVPLVGLTTEPQTTFAIVPASGAEMKLTMLDDYVIMDQTQVTESHIDAPVVFVGYGVSAPEFGWDDYKGADLKGKVLLMLVNEPPSEDPRFFKGPALTYYGRWTYKFEEAARRGAVGAILIHKTDMASYGWDVVRNSWSGERSDLKASGPKLKAASWIQLDVARKALAAAGKNVDELMQQARARSFRPIELPLRLKAHVLTKVRSFESSNVIAKLEGSDATYRNQAVIYTAHYDHLGIRPGMAGDNIFNGAVDNASGCAVLLEMARVFAEASERPRRSILFAAVTAEEQGLLGSEYLGKHPPIPAARIVLNLNFDGIPPRGEPEQVEVSGSERTTFYPVVKSTAESFGLEIVPDSNPSAGYYYRSDHFSLARVGVPGFSVEAGLKYKGKTLEWGRQQRDEYTAKRYHQPGDEYREDMDFATLQTLARFGFTLGWKAALLRQGVEWLPGDEFEAARKASRKALAAP
- a CDS encoding TlpA disulfide reductase family protein — protein: MGSIGKGKPAPEISLPGMNGDRFSLAEARQRGPVLAAFFKVSCPTCQYTFPFLERLYQAYPSDKVTVVGISQNPREETAQFAEKFGITFPLYLDDTRTYPVSNSYGLTNVPSLFFISPEGRVEQVTVGWLRSEIDELNKRLAAAAAVPKAQVFAPGEEVVDYMAG
- a CDS encoding A/G-specific adenine glycosylase; the protein is MARPPVRVVPRLRAQLLAWYDRNRRDLPWRRARHPYRVWVSEIMLQQTRVAVVQERYRDFLRRFPNLRALAAARRADVLAAWSGLGYYRRARTMHRAARLLVRERGGRFPRSAAELRALPGIGRYTAAAIASIAFGEPAAVVDGNVERVLRRLLGAPGKGAHASLWEAAGELISQHRPGDFNQAMMELGATVCLPRVPLCAACPLAAWCRTRGALEPAPRLRRRKRQIAYGLAVTPRAVYLMRRPERASLMPGMWELPEIAQNQAAVPAVLAMLRHAITSTDYTVRVVALDGTRPGGGRWIPRSRLASLPLTGLTRKILRNTGLLES
- a CDS encoding pilus assembly PilX N-terminal domain-containing protein codes for the protein MKPHRSEGERGVALLMALFAMMLLSAIAIGLMYMSDTETSINLNYREQQRAFFAAQAGLAEVRERMTVSNTGAHRITGPAGLPPMAGSVIYVTNPATGETVTPNVPGSRYFDTQLCHENLSGLGMTNPGPGKQCTTAASSPGVYAPFLASDAPFNSSAAALEYKWVRITAKANRTGDPYYVDGGANAGTYDTQVCFDGLNEKVLPAGYATCSSDPPPPQFMYMRPVYVLTALAVTRTGARRMVQMEVAEQPPMITNAAVDSQDHVSLSGQLTVNGYDQCSCLCTTTVVKGVKKTDCVDRPGKICDKSKWAIYSSQTVDNPNSSETVIAGPDPPIAQNQPWFYDIPSMVETFGGNPTAVNVTGPPYNYTCSGSPADCGTHPDQQFGGLPSPFPPADPSNPIGVVNQITYVPGDLKLTNAASGAGILVVDGDLEINGGLQFYGLILVKGVVAFTGGGANPTNIVGAVLAGQQSLDNTVLGGSAVINYDLCALQQKQAPQPPTIIAYREVHY
- a CDS encoding type II secretion system protein — protein: MAHHRASNERGFSLIELLTVIAILSIVMGVVFREIIRVQQRFRTEEAKLDVFQEARNFMDRFVRDLHQAGYPGLKMYEPGAITLNPKINDRRVAAGLVSVSNSDIVFEADVDGDGQVDSIRYTLATGPGGTCPCTIRRSQVIKIHGTSPLSQPTSYFGMVGNIVNSGGSGGTGPNGSRSICFPNPLGGACSSTSPYASATGVTSISNDTVYGPYMTQPVFQAFDRNGFAVTLPVDINTNPTALKNIRTIRVTMNVLAATPDPQTLMRPAVSLTASARLQN
- a CDS encoding prepilin-type N-terminal cleavage/methylation domain-containing protein encodes the protein MRASRRPVEEPREAGMSLIELMIAMVVMTVGFMATMILISTAIASNNRNKLDTTATALSQMVTETAAAQSVVVGAPISVVDCRPASAGGPQTWTIATAVGPNPGDQAGANVDNSTGSIDFTQLYASVPVGYKMEFVACGAGGTQATYDVRWNIRRISAFSKLVTVSARQIGARAGGPQQLQYFARPVTLRTIAGF